In Ananas comosus cultivar F153 linkage group 14, ASM154086v1, whole genome shotgun sequence, the genomic stretch GTTCACGCAACGGCGAGAGACACAGGTAGGCGGTCCCTTTTCTCTCCTTCCTTCCACACCCTCACGCCGATCCCTCGCAGGCACCTTGAAACTACTGGTGCTGCCTCCTGCCCCCTTTGATTGTGTATTTttgtgtcaaaaaaaaaaaaaaaaaataacgtcgAACGAATTTCTGCGGATGCGGAATTTACTTACTGATCGATAGACAAGGCAGCAAAACTTCCtctgtcgtcgtcgtcggagggcAGCGATCGACTGTCCGTTTTCAGAGCTGATCTCCGCGAGGAAGGAAGTTTCGACGAAGCAGTAAGAGGCTGCGTTGCTCTTTTCCATGTCGCAGCTTCCATGGACTTCGACGCATCTGCTCAACAAAACATCGGTGAAATCCCTGAAAACCCCACCCTTTTCTTAAACAATAACAattgagcagcagcagcatagTTCAGAGCTTAGTGCTGCTCTTCTACCTACTTGATCCATCCATAAACAACTGTAGAAATAGACCGTGGATGATAATAAGTTGCCTGCATCATGTACTGCATCTATTATTACCTCCTTTTTATACAAATAACTTGCGAAGCAACTCACCATTGATGAAGAGGATCGCGTGCGATCGGAGATACTGGAACCGGCAGTTCGCGGGACGATCAACGTCCTACAAGcttgcatcagatctgaaaccGTAAAGCGAGTCGTTTTTACATCATCTGTTAGTACAATCACCGCAAAAGACGATACGGGGAATTGGAGGGCGGTGGTGGACGAATCATCCACCACGCCGACCGACGTAGTCTGGAATTCAAAACCACGCGGATGGGTAATTTATTCTTCCCTCTTTTTGAGGATTGTCCTCACGGATCATGATTCGGTAAATAGCCGTACTTTGGATAGCTTATAAAAGTAACAAGAGAATGAAGATTCTGCAGGTCTATGTTTTATCAAAGCTCTTGACGGAGGAGAAGGCCTTCGAGTTTGCAGAGGCGAAGGGCATCGAGTTGGTGTCAATAGTCCCACCTACAGTGGCCGGTCCATTTCTAACTCCAAGTGTTCCGGCAAGTGTTCGAGTCCTTCTCTCGCCTATTACAGGTGATGTTTTTCCTCAAAATCAACTTCCATAGCATTGTTTTTCAGGAGTAAAATCTTCTTTTAACTCAAAGTGCTAGCCTCTCTCCCCAGAATGTTAAGCTCAATAACATATATAAGGATAAGTTAATTAACAATCACATGTCAAGAGAGGTTAAAGTTTAGAGCATTTATAGTGTTAAAATCAATCAACAAGTCCGAATAATTAAGATCTGATGTGATTCTATCACTACTACCTTCAGGTGATCCGGTGCTCTATCCAGTACTAGTTTCAGTTAACTCTAGGTTGGGATCAGTCCCATTAGCTCATATCGAAGACATTTGCGATGCGCACATATTCCTAATGGAGAATGCCGATGCTAAAGGTCGATACCTCTGCTCACCAGGAAGTTACTCTATTCCTCAGCTTGCTGATCTTATGTCTTTGGAGTACCCTTCTTTCAGCTCAGAAAGGCACGTTTCTTTTATGTTTGActgattttatagaaaaattttagtCTCCTTTCTGTGTgctacatacatacatacagaaCTGCCAGCAGTCTTGGTAACTTGAAAAAATTGTGTGCCTACTGCAGATTCAGAATGGAATTCCATGATTCAATCCCTTCAGTGATTTCTTCGAATCGCTTGAAAAGCTTAGGATTTGAATTCAAGCATGATGTGAGAGAGATTGTGAAGCAAAGTGTTAACTGCTGCATGAACTGTGGTTTCCTCAGCTGATTTCATACTTCTTAACAAACGGTGGATCACTTTCAGATGTTTGTTGAACTTTTTCTAATTAGACACCATAAtgattgtaataataataataataataatgatgatgagCCCTTCCAACcatttcttttcaaacaaagagTTCAAAAAAAATGCCTACTCCATTGAACGGAATCTAGTCAATTTGCTACAAGAAAAGCATTTCATTTACCGATCAAATAAAACTAACTATACtgcaaagaagcaaaagaaaatcaGATTCAAACTACATGTGAATTAATCATCATCGGCGGAGGAGGATTTGGCGGAGGCGAGTCCGCCGGACTTCTTAGGGAGGAGGAGGTTGTGGATGTTGGGGAGGACGCCGCCGCTGGAGATGGTGACGGCGCCGAGAAACTTCGAGAGCTCCTCGTCGTTCCTCACCGCCAGCTGGATGTGCCGCGGCACTATCCGCCCCTTCTTGTTGTCCCTCGCCGCGTTCCCCGCCaactccagcacctgcacacacCATGTCATGTATCATCTGGGTGGTGTTCGAACAAATGCctcggcgaaaaaaaaaaaacgaaagatGATGCAGCAGCAAAAACCGACCTCTGCGGCGAGGTACTCAAGGACGGCAGCGAGGTATACGGGAGCTCCGGCGCCGACCCGCTCGGCGTACTTCCCGGCCTTGAGGAAGCGCGCGATGCGGCCCACGGGGAACTGGAGCCCCGCCTTGCTGCTCCTCGACGCCGCCTTCTTCGCCACCGCGGCGCCCCCGAGCGCCTTCCCCCTTCCGGCCATGGCGGCAGAGACAACAATGACGGAGAAGGGAGGGagatagagaaaaagagagagggagatgaggTGTTTAGGGTTTCGAATGGGGAAGACGATGCAAAGTGGATGTGGGACAGTGGGAGAGTTCGAACTCTTTGGCGCTCGCGTTCCGCGATAGTTTCGCGTCGAGAGGGAAGGTGGTCGAATTTATAGGGCCCCTCGAAAGGGTTTGTTTTTCGTTTGGCCAACGCAGGACGAGCACACAGATCGCGATCCGTGGCCGTCGTGTGGTCTATCTAACGGACGGTTGATGCTGGCTCTTCGCAGAAGCGGGAGGATTGATAGGAGAGGAGCTGTCCGGTATAACTAAACAGTGATATTAGTTGATACATTTTGGCTCGTTTGCATACTAGTCTATTGAATTTTCATAGATCTCATTAACAAATCCGTAAGAATTATAAGTGACTAGAATAGTCCTTCCGAATTCAAATAATAGTTATATTTAGCGAGatagtcttttttttctttttctttttttgagaaatagatagcatgctattcgcttcgtttattttatttaaaaataaacttagttagaaatgtgaatcaattaggattcgaacttggggactcgggtatcaaccagcaagttctttatcacttgcgctagggacagtcgggtccaaaaaaaagtaagaagcTAAACAGCAATtcttaattaagaaaaataaatagctaaGAAGTCTAAGTTCAAATAGCTTACAGCCCAGGGGTCTATTTGTttcaccaaaaataaaatttatattgaaataaatttttaagtaaaCTAGAGTTTagatacaaattattattttttctatttacttTTATAGCAACGaaactcaaattttttatttggtaaaGTAAAAATTACACAACATAAAAATTAGagttcttaattattattattattattattaccattTTGTAATTGACGTCACGCTGGAGTatcaaacttttttaaattttgatcaacaataaaattatcatGAACTAAATAATGCAGTTGAGCATTTACAGGTGAAACCATTTCACCATCTCCTCTGTCAAGCAAAGCACATCACGGTCGGATCGCTTTAGGTATGTCTCGAATTCACCATCACACGCGGGTGAAAACTAATTCACCattttttaagttaaatttaaattatatctaatttaattaagatatttttaattttaatatatttgtatttttaatcatatttactattataaatattttttatttaattatttttgttgttagAGATGAAGAGaattatagatatatttttgaaaccaaaattttaaaaaagagatatattttgtatatcatattgattataataaaaaaaatttattatatttttgtacgTGATGTAGGCCAGATTAGATTAGTCACTGGCGGAACCATgaaaatatttatactttttttttttttttctctttttcatgaTCGGATTTTCGCATATAATGTTGAACTAAATCATTTTTATCACAAATGGGTCCACGTGTCTGCCCGAGAAGCGTTGGGTGAAGAATTTTCGATGACACTTCCAGAAGCAGCTGCAACCTTCTcgtctcctcctctttctcggTTCCccaaaaaggaaagagaggagagaggcgacgaggaggaagagggacagagagagagagagagagagagagagagagattgagagagagggATTGGGGAATTTGGGGCGAGATGGGGTCGTACTACGCGTGGAAGAGCTTCAACGAGGACGAGGATCGGCCGGAGAAGCCGCGGAGGTATGGATTGACGGAGATGAGAAGCCCCTTCTACAGCTTCCTCGGCCACGACGCCCTCCAGGTTCCCACCCATTCCAACCCGTTCTACAGCTTGATCTCCTGCGCTCTTCCTCGGATCCATCGCTCATTGTTATGAATTCATTGAGTCGCGTCTCAGTTTGTGTTTATATATGCTCGATCTAAGTAAGCTTCTTATGATTCATGCTGATCAATTGCTAGTGCGATTGCATCGAATCATCCACGAGCTCATATAATTTCATTATGTTGGCATTAAATCAATGCTGCTCTCGTCGATCGGTTGATTCGCGGAAATCACCTGATGATAAAATTACATCGGTACTGTGAAGTATATTCCTGAAGCATTTTTAAGTATACGGTGTTATAAACAAATCCAAAACCCTTCCATTCTGTATATTGAATGGGCTAAATCCTCGTATTTAATTTAATGAGTTAAATTCAACCTCTTTTCTCTCCTCTCAACTCcgtgtatattttatatttatcatatACATGTATGGGGGAAGTTTTATGCGTATTCCCAAGCTGTCTCTCATCAGATTGGTCGGGAGCTCGAGCTTGAAGGCACCAATGCTTCTGTTCAGCTAAGCCTGAGCATTTCATAAACAACTTGCCTATTAAGTTACTTCTTTAGGAATTGAATTTTAAGAATGGAACACTACATTCTAGAGGTCAACACGATATTTGTTCGGAAAATTTCTTAAACTAAGTTATGCAGTCTTCTCAGTTATGAGCATCTCTCATGATTGGAAAATACCTGGAACTGAACATAAATAGCTTGGACGATCCTCATGTCTGCTGATGTACTGCTCATGGTGTCATTTATCAGTTATCACCGAGGATTCGTTAACTTGAGCATCATTTTTCATCGGTTGTACATTAGCCGTCTTGTTGGACGTTATTTGGTTTATTAGAGAAATTGCttcattttgaaatggtttttAGTTGCGTCATCAgcatttgattaatttttttcaaattttcatatatatacaaacaCGGAGTTAAATTATGACTATGTTTTGCTACATTAAGTCGAATTTATATCCCATTTTATAGCAATATCTCAGAGAAGAGTTTATCCATCTAATCATCCGTGGTCAATTATTCACGTAGTAAACCATGAAGTAAGTTGGTTGATGTGAACGAGTAGGAAAGTTGTTGGTCAGATTAATCATCGGCTGGCTTTTTGTTCAACGGTGTCTGAAAACAGAGCTAAATCTGCGTCGCTCTCCTCGCAGGAGACTCTGGAAACCATGGGAGAGTTTGTTGATGGATTAAAGTTTGCTGGCGGTTCTCACAGCTTGATGCCGAAGGCCTTCATCAAAGAAATAACTGACTTGGCTCACAGGCACGATGTTTATGTTAGCACAGGCGATTGGGCAGAGCATCTGCTTCGTAAAGGGCCCTCTTCTTTCAAACAATATGTTGAGGTCCGCAGAAATTTATTTTGGATTATCTCCTTGGGACTATTATTCATAGATTTGCGCCAATTTATCTTTATTCAAATGGTGCGATTTCAGGAATGTAAGAACTTAGGGTTTGACACAATCGAGTTGAATGCCAGCTCTCTGAAGCTTCCCGAAGAAGCACTTTTGAGGTTTGTTCGCCTCATCAAGCGTAGTGGGTTGAAGGTAAAGCCCCAATTTGCAGTGAAATTTGACAGATCTGAGATACCGGCTATAGGTGATAGAGCATTCGGCGCTTACATAGCTCCAGGCCAACAAATTTCAGGTAATCAAGTGAGCCATTTAGATGTGCGTTTGTAGTTGCAAATGTATTTTCTTGTTTGTCTTTTGAGAAAGTGATTTTCTGAGTATTTCATACTGTATGTGCAAGGAGAATCAATGAACCatgttctaaaaaaaaataaaaaataaataaaaaaatcaatgaaCCACCAAGAGCTTACGAGTAATTTGTTAGCAGGTGGAAATAGGCTTACACAGAGTTGTGCTAGTATCTGCTTCATACAAATTTGGTTCCACTAAATCAAATTGTCTATTCTTTTTTCATGTCCAATTTATGTTATTTTACTCTCTTCAATTCCAAATGTTTCTGTTGCTATTTCTATGTCTGTAATGTTTTGTGGTgcattttgttcttttctttttcttttcagaaATTGTTGAAGATGTTGACTTGCTAATCAGAAGGGCCGAGAGATGCTTGGAAGCAGGAGCTGATATGATCATGATTGATGCTGACGATGTATGCAAGTATACAGATGATCTGCGGACAGACATAATCGCAAAAATCATCAGTCGCCTTGGAGTAGAGAAAACTATGTTTGAAGCCCCCAACTCGAAGACATCTGAGTGGTTTATCAAACGATATGGACCAAAggtactataatatatatatataNATAAATGAAAATTATGAACTatcctttttttcccttttaaggaatgcttttttcttttttttttgacattaagTCAGATTGCATTATAAATTAGTCACGACTATgagtagattttttatttccCAGCATATCTAACCATGTAGAATTTTttcattacaaaaaaaaaaaaaaacaatcctaATGTTTTTGCATCCTAATGTTTTGATATATCAAATTTCTccccaatttttattttctctcttattctaACTACCCATCAAAATTAACAAGAGCCGCTATActcttaatagcacagtaatcctattctctctctctctctctctctctctatatatatatatatataattgagctcatgtatttttaaaagtaccaaatcattgatacttgtaagtttttggcccttgaattaagagatgtgcggttaggatgatttGGGTCCccaagggttgagtgggtgattggttgaatagtataatctaacggataaaaatgatcaaa encodes the following:
- the LOC109720164 gene encoding dihydroflavonol 4-reductase isoform X3; the protein is MMMMMMMDGRDSPARPTVCVTGATGYIGSWLVRSLLQRGYRVHATARDTGRRSLFSPSFHTLTPIPRRHLETTAKLPLSSSSEGSDRLSVFRADLREEGSFDEAVRGCVALFHVAASMDFDASAQQNIEDRVRSEILEPAVRGTINVLQACIRSETVKRVVFTSSVSTITAKDDTGNWRAVVDESSTTPTDVVWNSKPRGWILQVYVLSKLLTEEKAFEFAEAKGIELVSIVPPTVAGPFLTPSVPASVRVLLSPITGDPVLYPVLVSVNSRLGSVPLAHIEDICDAHIFLMENADAKGRYLCSPGSYSIPQLADLMSLEYPSFSSERFRMEFHDSIPSVISSNRLKSLGFEFKHDVREIVKQSVNCCMNCGFLS
- the LOC109720164 gene encoding dihydroflavonol 4-reductase isoform X6, which encodes MMMMMMMDGRDSPARPTVCVTGATGYIGSWLVRSLLQRGYRVHATARDTAKLPLSSSSEGSDRLSVFRADLREEGSFDEAVRGCVALFHVAASMDFDASAQQNIEDRVRSEILEPAVRGTINVLQACIRSETVKRVVFTSSVSTITAKDDTGNWRAVVDESSTTPTDVVWNSKPRGWILQVYVLSKLLTEEKAFEFAEAKGIELVSIVPPTVAGPFLTPSVPASVRVLLSPITGDPVLYPVLVSVNSRLGSVPLAHIEDICDAHIFLMENADAKGRYLCSPGSYSIPQLADLMSLEYPSFSSERFRMEFHDSIPSVISSNRLKSLGFEFKHDVREIVKQSVNCCMNCGFLS
- the LOC109720164 gene encoding dihydroflavonol 4-reductase isoform X7 translates to MMMMMMMDGRDSPARPTVCVTGATGYIGSWLVRSLLQRGYRVHATARDTAKLPLSSSSEGSDRLSVFRADLREEGSFDEAVRGCVALFHVAASMDFDASAQQNIEDRVRSEILEPAVRGTINVLQACIRSETVKRVVFTSSVSTITAKDDTGNWRAVVDESSTTPTDVVWNSKPRGWVYVLSKLLTEEKAFEFAEAKGIELVSIVPPTVAGPFLTPSVPASVRVLLSPITGDPVLYPVLVSVNSRLGSVPLAHIEDICDAHIFLMENADAKGRYLCSPGSYSIPQLADLMSLEYPSFSSERFRMEFHDSIPSVISSNRLKSLGFEFKHDVREIVKQSVNCCMNCGFLS
- the LOC109720164 gene encoding dihydroflavonol 4-reductase isoform X1 encodes the protein MMMMMMMDGRDSPARPTVCVTGATGYIGSWLVRSLLQRGYRVHATARDTGRRSLFSPSFHTLTPIPRRHLETTDKAAKLPLSSSSEGSDRLSVFRADLREEGSFDEAVRGCVALFHVAASMDFDASAQQNIEDRVRSEILEPAVRGTINVLQACIRSETVKRVVFTSSVSTITAKDDTGNWRAVVDESSTTPTDVVWNSKPRGWILQVYVLSKLLTEEKAFEFAEAKGIELVSIVPPTVAGPFLTPSVPASVRVLLSPITGDPVLYPVLVSVNSRLGSVPLAHIEDICDAHIFLMENADAKGRYLCSPGSYSIPQLADLMSLEYPSFSSERFRMEFHDSIPSVISSNRLKSLGFEFKHDVREIVKQSVNCCMNCGFLS
- the LOC109720164 gene encoding dihydroflavonol 4-reductase isoform X2; this encodes MMMMMMMDGRDSPARPTVCVTGATGYIGSWLVRSLLQRGYRVHATARDTGRRSLFSPSFHTLTPIPRRHLETTDKAAKLPLSSSSEGSDRLSVFRADLREEGSFDEAVRGCVALFHVAASMDFDASAQQNIEDRVRSEILEPAVRGTINVLQACIRSETVKRVVFTSSVSTITAKDDTGNWRAVVDESSTTPTDVVWNSKPRGWVYVLSKLLTEEKAFEFAEAKGIELVSIVPPTVAGPFLTPSVPASVRVLLSPITGDPVLYPVLVSVNSRLGSVPLAHIEDICDAHIFLMENADAKGRYLCSPGSYSIPQLADLMSLEYPSFSSERFRMEFHDSIPSVISSNRLKSLGFEFKHDVREIVKQSVNCCMNCGFLS
- the LOC109720164 gene encoding dihydroflavonol 4-reductase isoform X4 yields the protein MMMMMMMDGRDSPARPTVCVTGATGYIGSWLVRSLLQRGYRVHATARDTDKAAKLPLSSSSEGSDRLSVFRADLREEGSFDEAVRGCVALFHVAASMDFDASAQQNIEDRVRSEILEPAVRGTINVLQACIRSETVKRVVFTSSVSTITAKDDTGNWRAVVDESSTTPTDVVWNSKPRGWILQVYVLSKLLTEEKAFEFAEAKGIELVSIVPPTVAGPFLTPSVPASVRVLLSPITGDPVLYPVLVSVNSRLGSVPLAHIEDICDAHIFLMENADAKGRYLCSPGSYSIPQLADLMSLEYPSFSSERFRMEFHDSIPSVISSNRLKSLGFEFKHDVREIVKQSVNCCMNCGFLS
- the LOC109720164 gene encoding anthocyanidin reductase ((2S)-flavan-3-ol-forming) isoform X8 codes for the protein MMMMMMMDGRDSPARPTVCVTGATGYIGSWLVRSLLQRGYRVHATARDTEDRVRSEILEPAVRGTINVLQACIRSETVKRVVFTSSVSTITAKDDTGNWRAVVDESSTTPTDVVWNSKPRGWILQVYVLSKLLTEEKAFEFAEAKGIELVSIVPPTVAGPFLTPSVPASVRVLLSPITGDPVLYPVLVSVNSRLGSVPLAHIEDICDAHIFLMENADAKGRYLCSPGSYSIPQLADLMSLEYPSFSSERFRMEFHDSIPSVISSNRLKSLGFEFKHDVREIVKQSVNCCMNCGFLS
- the LOC109720164 gene encoding dihydroflavonol 4-reductase isoform X5 — protein: MMMMMMMDGRDSPARPTVCVTGATGYIGSWLVRSLLQRGYRVHATARDTDKAAKLPLSSSSEGSDRLSVFRADLREEGSFDEAVRGCVALFHVAASMDFDASAQQNIEDRVRSEILEPAVRGTINVLQACIRSETVKRVVFTSSVSTITAKDDTGNWRAVVDESSTTPTDVVWNSKPRGWVYVLSKLLTEEKAFEFAEAKGIELVSIVPPTVAGPFLTPSVPASVRVLLSPITGDPVLYPVLVSVNSRLGSVPLAHIEDICDAHIFLMENADAKGRYLCSPGSYSIPQLADLMSLEYPSFSSERFRMEFHDSIPSVISSNRLKSLGFEFKHDVREIVKQSVNCCMNCGFLS
- the LOC109720170 gene encoding probable histone H2A.3 produces the protein MAGRGKALGGAAVAKKAASRSSKAGLQFPVGRIARFLKAGKYAERVGAGAPVYLAAVLEYLAAEVLELAGNAARDNKKGRIVPRHIQLAVRNDEELSKFLGAVTISSGGVLPNIHNLLLPKKSGGLASAKSSSADDD
- the LOC109720756 gene encoding protein HEAT-STRESS-ASSOCIATED 32 isoform X2, producing MGSYYAWKSFNEDEDRPEKPRRYGLTEMRSPFYSFLGHDALQETLETMGEFVDGLKFAGGSHSLMPKAFIKEITDLAHRHDVYVSTGDWAEHLLRKGPSSFKQYVEECKNLGFDTIELNASSLKLPEEALLRFVRLIKRSGLKVKPQFAVKFDRSEIPAIGDRAFGAYIAPGQQISEIVEDVDLLIRRAERCLEAGADMIMIDADDVCKYTDDLRTDIIAKIISRLGVEKTMFEAPNSKTSEWFIKRYGPKVNLFVDHSEVMNLECLRGRNSGQNHASVLGSSFFLV
- the LOC109720756 gene encoding protein HEAT-STRESS-ASSOCIATED 32 isoform X1, which produces MGSYYAWKSFNEDEDRPEKPRRYGLTEMRSPFYSFLGHDALQETLETMGEFVDGLKFAGGSHSLMPKAFIKEITDLAHRHDVYVSTGDWAEHLLRKGPSSFKQYVEVRRNLFWIISLGLLFIDLRQFIFIQMVRFQECKNLGFDTIELNASSLKLPEEALLRFVRLIKRSGLKVKPQFAVKFDRSEIPAIGDRAFGAYIAPGQQISEIVEDVDLLIRRAERCLEAGADMIMIDADDVCKYTDDLRTDIIAKIISRLGVEKTMFEAPNSKTSEWFIKRYGPKVNLFVDHSEVMNLECLRGRNSGQNHASVLGSSFFLV